One window of Helicobacter winghamensis ATCC BAA-430 genomic DNA carries:
- a CDS encoding type III pantothenate kinase, with translation MILCDIGNSFLHFYYRGRIWKEDKHALTPKDPKETIIFISVNKDSTNALLRSHNRCFDLCDYLSLDTTYKGLGVDRVAACMAINDGVIVDAGSAITIDVMHQGIHLGGFIMPGISQYRKMFENIAVLDQDMNFAVDLYAFPQNTKDAISYGMLKSIVLMLQTTSKNKRIHFTGGDGKFLSHFFKNCFYDDLLVFKGMQKAIEINFTAKGIYL, from the coding sequence ATGATTCTTTGCGATATTGGCAATAGTTTTTTGCATTTTTACTATCGCGGAAGAATCTGGAAAGAAGATAAACACGCACTTACTCCAAAAGATCCTAAAGAAACAATCATATTCATTAGTGTCAATAAAGATTCTACAAATGCACTCTTGCGTTCGCACAATCGTTGTTTTGACTTATGTGATTACTTAAGTCTTGATACTACTTACAAAGGTTTAGGAGTAGATAGAGTTGCCGCTTGTATGGCTATTAATGATGGAGTGATTGTAGATGCTGGAAGCGCTATAACAATCGATGTAATGCACCAAGGAATTCATCTAGGCGGTTTTATAATGCCCGGAATCTCACAATATCGCAAAATGTTTGAAAATATTGCAGTTTTAGATCAAGATATGAACTTTGCCGTAGATTTATATGCTTTTCCACAAAACACAAAAGACGCCATTAGCTATGGAATGCTAAAATCTATTGTTTTAATGCTGCAAACCACCTCCAAAAATAAAAGAATCCATTTCACAGGTGGTGATGGAAAGTTTCTTTCACATTTTTTTAAAAATTGTTTTTATGATGATTTGCTAGTTTTTAAAGGAATGCAAAAAGCAATTGAAATTAATTTCACAGCAAAAGGGATTTACTTATGA
- the tatB gene encoding Sec-independent protein translocase protein TatB, translating into MFGMGFFEILMVAVVAIIFLGPEKLPKALVDMAKFFRAVKKTMEDAKESLDKEINLNKIKEEALAYKNSITQGAQNLTKELDLKTLELNENLLEDSNSKHTPQQTLQQMPQNKKNIQTSKQDSIEQKLESKPQNTKEVKLNTSNKTSLSFGENLKKES; encoded by the coding sequence ATGTTTGGAATGGGATTTTTTGAAATTTTAATGGTTGCAGTTGTGGCAATCATCTTTTTAGGACCAGAGAAACTACCAAAAGCACTTGTAGATATGGCAAAATTTTTTCGCGCCGTCAAAAAAACAATGGAAGATGCCAAAGAAAGTCTAGATAAAGAGATTAATCTTAATAAAATCAAAGAAGAAGCTCTCGCTTATAAAAATAGCATTACACAAGGCGCACAAAACCTAACAAAAGAGCTTGACTTAAAAACCCTTGAATTAAATGAAAATCTTTTAGAAGATTCCAATTCCAAACATACTCCGCAACAAACATTACAACAAATGCCACAAAACAAAAAAAATATCCAAACCTCAAAACAAGATTCCATAGAACAAAAGTTGGAATCCAAACCACAAAACACAAAAGAAGTTAAGCTAAATACTAGCAACAAAACTTCGCTAAGTTTTGGCGAAAATCTTAAAAAGGAATCTTAA
- the hisG gene encoding ATP phosphoribosyltransferase — translation MIRVALPKGRNADKTLEIFEHFLKTPLHFEDRKLILQKDNFSFMLVRNQDVPAYVERGVADIGVVGLDVLEEQKSPLVRLLDLGFGKCRVCIGSPNSYAFSFANPNLRIATKMTNIAKAFFAKKAMSVEIIKLYGSIELAPLVGMADVIVDLVETGDTMRQNNLKIDYTIMDISAYLVANPNSFYRQKQRILEIQNYFKNALNL, via the coding sequence ATGATTAGAGTTGCACTGCCAAAAGGGCGCAATGCAGACAAAACACTAGAAATTTTTGAACACTTTTTAAAAACTCCATTGCACTTTGAAGATCGTAAGCTTATTTTACAGAAAGATAATTTTAGTTTTATGTTAGTAAGAAATCAAGATGTCCCAGCCTATGTAGAACGCGGAGTGGCAGATATCGGAGTGGTTGGACTTGATGTTTTAGAGGAACAAAAAAGCCCACTTGTGCGCTTGCTTGATTTAGGCTTTGGAAAATGTCGTGTGTGTATTGGCTCTCCAAACTCTTACGCCTTTAGCTTTGCAAATCCAAATTTAAGAATCGCTACAAAAATGACAAATATCGCAAAAGCATTTTTTGCCAAAAAGGCAATGAGTGTAGAGATTATCAAGCTTTATGGCTCTATTGAGTTAGCCCCCCTTGTAGGAATGGCTGATGTGATTGTAGATTTAGTAGAAACAGGTGATACAATGCGCCAAAATAATTTAAAGATTGACTACACAATTATGGATATTAGCGCGTATTTAGTAGCAAATCCTAATAGCTTTTATCGCCAAAAACAAAGGATTTTAGAAATCCAAAACTATTTTAAAAATGCGTTAAATCTCTAA
- a CDS encoding 3-isopropylmalate dehydratase large subunit, producing MGQTITEKIFSEHAKRKVYAGDIVDSPIDMVIGNDITTPLSIKAFNESGATELANPDGFCIVMDHFIPAKDIASANQARISRDFAKQHNLKYFFDEKDMGIEHALLPEKGLVVSGDVIIGADSHTCTHGALGAFSTGMGSTDLAYAMITGRNWFKVPSSIKVEFIGKPAKHIYGKDLILEIIRQIGVDGALYQALEFCGEGISYLSMDDRFSLCNMAIEAGAKNGIIAPDSITREFLASRSNLRAKPKEFFSDIDANYTRTLTIDISKLEPVVAYPFLPSNGKNISQAVKDNLKIDQAFIGSCTNGRLSDLKIASEILKGKKVHKDVRLIITPGTQQIYKDAHKLGYIDILLDAGALISNPTCGACLGGYMGILGDNERCVSTTNRNFIGRMGARNSEVYLANSAVVAISAIKGKIADPRLL from the coding sequence ATGGGACAGACAATTACAGAAAAGATTTTTTCAGAACACGCCAAGAGAAAAGTATATGCCGGGGATATTGTAGATTCCCCCATTGATATGGTTATTGGCAATGATATTACTACTCCACTTTCTATTAAAGCCTTTAATGAAAGTGGTGCAACAGAACTTGCAAATCCCGATGGATTTTGCATTGTAATGGATCATTTTATTCCAGCAAAAGATATTGCAAGCGCAAATCAAGCAAGAATTAGCCGTGATTTTGCCAAACAGCACAATCTTAAATATTTCTTTGATGAAAAGGATATGGGGATTGAACACGCTCTTTTACCAGAAAAAGGCTTAGTTGTTAGTGGTGATGTGATTATAGGTGCAGATTCTCACACCTGCACGCACGGCGCATTAGGGGCTTTTAGCACAGGAATGGGAAGCACAGATTTAGCCTATGCAATGATTACAGGAAGAAATTGGTTTAAAGTGCCAAGCTCCATTAAAGTGGAGTTTATAGGAAAGCCAGCAAAACACATTTATGGCAAGGATTTAATTTTAGAGATTATCCGCCAAATTGGCGTTGATGGCGCACTTTATCAAGCCTTAGAATTTTGCGGTGAGGGGATTTCTTATTTAAGTATGGACGATAGATTTTCTCTTTGTAATATGGCAATAGAAGCAGGGGCAAAAAATGGAATCATAGCTCCAGATTCCATTACCCGAGAGTTTCTAGCAAGTCGCTCAAATTTACGCGCAAAACCTAAAGAGTTTTTTTCAGACATCGATGCAAACTACACACGCACCCTAACTATTGATATTAGCAAGCTTGAACCAGTGGTTGCCTATCCCTTTTTACCAAGCAATGGAAAAAATATCTCACAGGCTGTCAAAGATAATTTAAAAATTGACCAAGCATTCATAGGAAGTTGCACAAATGGGCGGTTAAGTGATTTAAAAATCGCAAGTGAGATTTTAAAGGGCAAGAAAGTGCATAAAGATGTGCGTTTAATCATTACTCCGGGCACACAACAAATCTATAAAGATGCTCACAAACTAGGCTATATTGATATTTTACTTGATGCTGGTGCGCTTATTTCAAATCCAACTTGTGGCGCTTGCCTTGGCGGATATATGGGGATTTTAGGGGATAATGAACGCTGTGTTTCTACCACAAATCGTAATTTTATTGGTAGAATGGGCGCTAGAAACTCTGAAGTATATCTTGCAAACTCCGCTGTTGTCGCAATTAGTGCGATTAAAGGTAAGATTGCAGATCCACGCCTCTTATAA
- the tatC gene encoding twin-arginine translocase subunit TatC, protein MLEDLKPHIQDLRRCLIRITIALFITFAVSFYFWEIILDWMVAPLSTALPKGRESVIFTQVGEAFFTAIKVAFFSGFIFTLPVIFWQIWAFVAPGLYENEKKLVVPFVIFGTFFFLCGCAFAYYVAFPIGFGYLINFGSQLFTALPSIGDYVGFFAKLMVGFGVSFELPVITFFLAKIGLVTDKTLKDYFKFAIVFIFILAAILTPPDVLSQFLMAIPLTLLYGLSIMIAKIVNPYQEEPQED, encoded by the coding sequence ATGCTTGAAGATTTAAAACCCCATATCCAAGACTTACGCCGTTGCTTAATCCGTATTACAATCGCGCTTTTTATTACTTTTGCGGTGTCTTTTTATTTTTGGGAGATTATTTTAGATTGGATGGTAGCACCTTTAAGCACTGCTTTGCCAAAAGGGCGTGAGAGTGTAATTTTCACACAAGTTGGTGAAGCATTTTTTACAGCAATTAAAGTTGCATTTTTTAGCGGATTTATTTTCACACTTCCTGTGATTTTTTGGCAAATTTGGGCGTTTGTCGCTCCCGGTCTTTATGAGAACGAAAAAAAACTCGTTGTTCCTTTTGTGATTTTTGGAACTTTTTTCTTTTTATGTGGCTGTGCATTTGCTTATTATGTAGCATTTCCTATTGGCTTTGGATATCTTATTAATTTTGGTAGCCAACTCTTTACCGCGCTCCCCAGTATTGGAGACTATGTTGGATTTTTTGCAAAATTAATGGTAGGCTTTGGTGTGTCCTTTGAACTTCCTGTTATTACATTTTTCTTAGCAAAAATTGGGCTTGTTACAGATAAAACGCTTAAAGATTATTTCAAATTTGCCATTGTCTTTATTTTTATCCTAGCGGCAATACTTACTCCCCCTGATGTGCTTTCGCAATTTTTAATGGCAATTCCACTAACTCTGCTCTATGGGCTTTCTATTATGATTGCAAAAATAGTAAATCCTTATCAAGAAGAACCACAAGAAGACTAA